GagttccttctctagatgagaattagcaataAGAACTCAGTGTAGAATGATCGGCACTTTTAGAAATCTCAGCAAATCAGTTGTGCAAggatgagagcaagagagagcagcaagacTTTCAACTTATGAATAGATTTTGAATTTCTTGGTGAGTTTAATTTGctaaaactatgtatttataggttttcaaaagtaatttcgtgttacccaagattacttgtaatatttcctaagttttcataaatttgGAGCAACAAAAACcattatttggattttaaaacatttaaaaaaaattaaccgttaacagtgtttagtagactgaagtgtcgggttcagtcttctgaagtaccttAAACACTGAAAAATTTAGTCTGAATACAAGGTTTGACGCCTGAATTGAggattcagtcttctgagggtgtactgcctcttctatATTCCTTCAGGAAAAActttagtagactgaacttaTTTTTCAgccttctaaagaaattcttcagtagattgaagtttaacttcagtcgtctgaagtaatacttcagtcgtctgaagtaaTACTTCAGTCTTCTGGAATATTAATTCAGTCTTTTGGGCAatcactttttttatttttgattttagttttcaaaaattttttgcTCTTCAAATGATTAGGATTTGGaaggaactcaaaaaatattagagaaacaaaagaaaaacattaaaaaaattcatattttcatgtttgattatcaaagaaagtagtagtaataataataataataataataataatatgtcttaacaaaattttaattttatatattattaatttttttaattttatacatttattttttatatttttttaattttaatcatattaaaataagtttttatttttaatattatttaatataaaaggaaaatacaatgaaaaatgagttttgttttttttttttttaataagtaaAATTCTTGATTCAAGCATACCCAAAGAAAAATGACAGTGAAGTACAAGCTAGAAAAGTTTAGCAATGAGGCTGGTACTGTAGAGAAGATGTGTGAGAAACAGATATCCAGCAACAAGAAATGAATCTTTTTATCCAAGGATCAGACATCTCACAAAGACAAGTGACATTTTCCCCCATGTTCTCAGATCAAAATTTTTACAAGACACAGATGAACAAAAAGCTCTCATATGGGATTACTGGCAAAGAAGCTGGTATACATGGATGCAGCAAAGATTGGCAAATAAACTCGTGAAACTTGTCGAATATAATGTGGTCTAAAAGGGTCTACCAGCCTCGTCCATCATCGTTTTTACTCTTCTCAGTTTCTCGATCTCCAAGAGGACCTAAAATTTTTACAAAaacgagagaaagagagagaataaaTTCCATTTTAAAACTAGTTGTCCAGTTTAATTCTCAATTCTAGAAACAGGTTTCATTACAAgctaaacattttttttattcacCTCCATAGCCATGTCTTCTGCAGTTACTGCATGGAAGTCGTCGCAGCCTAATTTGCATGCCACTTCTGCTAATAAGAACAAGAAGCTGTAAAATCTTTATGGGTAGAAAATAATTTCAAGTTTTTTAAGCAAAAACACGAGATATACTTAGGAGTGAAACAGTTGCATCTGCAGTAGCATATCCATCTCTCATTTCTTCAAACTGCAGCTCTAGCTGACTCAGTACCTGGATCATTTGTCCAAAGTTCTGATTAATAACAAGAGTTGAAGATCGATAGAAAGAGACAGAAATTCACCATAACAAAAGTGATGAATTATTTCACTGTGAACAAAAAAATGGGCAGCCTAATTAATaactttaaaaggaaaaaaaagaccTCAGAATGAGATCCTGAAGCAGACAATTGGGATGTGGGAAATTGACTCCTATCATCTACTAACTCCTTGGCCACAAGTTCAAGGGGAACATCTATCCATACCGAAATCCCGTATCTCAGAAGTGCACTGTAAATGTTGAAAACAAGTTTATATAAAACAATGAATTGGTTTAAACTATGATGAATTATTCACACAGAGCATTACAAGCAGCAAAACCACAAACAAGTACAGATATTCTTCATACAGATTAGTTTGATTCTGAACTGCACCATCTCCAGCACAAACCACCAGCCGGCCCATGGACGATAACTGCGTCAATACTTCAGTCTGGAAAAAGCAAATACTAAATGGAAAAGTTAGTCGTTTTATTGTTCAGATTTGCCGGGAAAGCCAATTTGCATAGTTGATGTCCTAAGTTTTCAAGGGCTAGCTATATGGTATTGACACCTGGCAGCCATTAATCACAGCCAATGTTCATTCAGTTCACATAGCTGCATATCAAATGGGATACTCCTAAAAATGAACTGATTTAGAAGTTACAACCTCAGTACCTCAAACAACTAATCTTACATCCAAAAGCAAATATAACACAACAcaatggtcgaccaaaacagtCACCTCAGAGTCACAGAATCCTTTCTCATCTTCCTCTCTTAAAGACTTGGCAGCAGATTTCCCACCAGCAGCTTCCTCAACCAAACTATCACTGAATAAACAGTGACCAACAAAATAAGTAGAGTGGTCACATAGAGGATCTTCTTTCTCATGTTTTCAGCATCAAAAGAGACTTACGTGTCAAAGTAATAATATCCTAATGCATCTGCTAGAAGTTGTCCCAAATTAGCTTTTGTTGTGTTGTTGATGCCTGCAAGGTAAAACAATCATGAGGCCATAGAAAGGCAGGCACAAACCAGAGTTATCATTACATTCAGTTTCCTAGATGCATCCATCAAAATCTAGTAATGCTTACCCACAAGAAATATAGAACTTGCTTTCAGTCCGGTAGACAATTCCAGTGCCTTCTTCTGTTTTAAAACTGAAAAAAAGTTAAAATGGGCACTTCAAACTAAAGCAATTCACCAAGCTATAATCAATTATCAGTTACGACTCCAAAAGTATCATAAAACACAAGTGGGAACGAAATTTCACCTTCAGAGCAAAGGATTGATCTCCGGCAGCAACCCGAGTCGCTGAGTCTTAGAACATAAAGATGACAAAGTCAAAAAGAGTAAGTTGGATGCATCTACTCAATAATCTTAAATTGTAATAAGTATCAAGATTTTACAACTCCACCACCTCAATCCAATTGGTCACATCCATGAACACCCACCAGCAGCCCAtttaaatcaagaaaaataaagaaggcAGCCTCAACATACTGATGCTGCATTAGGGAACATAGAATTGAACCATTGAACTCGAGACTATGTAGAGATCGACTCACCACAAGGCACACGCCCAGCTATATCACACAAGGTGACCTCAGAACATTaatgctctatttgaaagcaCAAGGTCCAAGCCTtgaatttggaattgtatagaattCACCAGAACTAACACTATGTTGGAAGCATGGATTTCAGGCCCTAGAATTGGATTttttgggtggatttggacaaaatttaaTACCAATTGGCATTAAAATTTGCCCAAATCCACACAAACCCAAATCCAGGGCCTCTCCCAACAAAGGATAAACACATTTTCCACTAGGTTCTGTTCTTGTTCACGCAATTCTATATCCAAGGCTAAAATCCCACAGTCCCAAACCCATCCTAAGGCTTAACAAACAGATGACCAAGCATCAAACACTTGGCGTGCATTCTGTACAAATGACAAAAACCAGAAAAGCCAGCGTCAAGTGTAACAGAAAACTAAGTTCTGGGTTCGGCAATAACACACACTTCAGTGAAAATTCTTGAAAAAAGTTATTGCACTGCCTATCCCGGAACGCAGCCGGTCAATTCACGGCCGGCGTCTCCCATGAATTCGTAGGtaactaaaaaaaaatgaataaaactgaaaaaattttcaaagggggaTGATGGATTATGGAGCTGGGTATGCTGCAATTACCGTTAACTGGTTCGTTTCCGAGAGAAGATGCAACAGTGAGAGGTTTTAGGAACGAAGGGGAAGGAGGAATGCTGGGAGTTCGAAGGGGTTTGTAAAATCTGCGGCGGCACGCGGCGGAGGACAGTGACAGTGACTGTACGGAGCTGGAGGCCAGCACCTGAGAGTGGAGCGAAGGATTGAGGAATTGGAGGGAAGAGAATGTTGTCGAGCTTAACGTCCCCATGTCCATGGAAATGGTCGCTCTCCTAAACGTGTGAAGCCAATTTGGAGCACAGCGCAACCATATCCAACTTTTGAATCCGAATCCTCTGTTCCATTTGGTGACCCCATGCCTGTTTGCTTTCTTTTTTGACTTCTTTATTTGTTCCCAAATCTTgattcttttattattattattattattattattattattattattgtaggacTCCATCCATCGATGAGCCACTCTTTAGATCCTCCCGATGTGGCACCAACCTCATGGGTCGGCGGCCTTCTCCCCTGGTTCGTCGGCCAGGTTAATCGGATCCAATCACTAGTTCAAATCAGTCAGTTGGACATTTTGGCCAGTCCCGCTAAGGGACACATGCGGCGGCATCCAACGTGAATAATCACGCTTTCATGTCACCAATGCATCAACCATGACTTGAATCCCAAACTTTCCTTCTTATATGTCAGTTGAAATCCACCAAGCCAATGCCCTGGGGGCCCCAAATCTTGATTCTTGCTCTTGTTTATGgctgttatttttttatttatttatgaaaaaataaagtaattttattttagttttgtaTTTCTAATTAGCACATTTAAAAATCTGTACTCATTAATTCTTTTCATATATTAAAAGTGATTAGTGGgtgcttttattttttattttttgactcCAACAGGCTTGGGGACGTCCTGGTCCATGAATGAGCAAGTATCATATGTCACAATTCAATTTGTCTTTTCAGAACCGACATGATTGGATCAATTTAGGTCTAGAATGAGACCAAAAACTAACTTGATTTAGAGTTAAGTGGCCAACTCAGTGCAACTTAGAATAAAGGAACTAGCCACATAATCAAAGAATTTGATTAAATGTGAAGGCGGGCCTACAATACTAGCACGAAAAGAAAAGTAATTACAACCATGTCACACCTTAGCTTTCGTGAAGTCGGAAAAATAACTAAATTTGAATACTATTTTGATGTGATTTTACACATTCACaattattttctattttgtaAAATGTTTAATCATATTCATTTCAAATAATGtttcataaaaaatgtatatGTAAAGCTTTAAAACACGAGGTTTACCCATGTTTGGAAAGGTCTTGActttaaatttggataaaatttaatGCAAAATTGtgttgaaatttattgaaatatatccaaatccaaatctaaggtccaAAAACTCATGCTCGCAAATGTAGCATTAGAAATTTGATGAATTCAACTTGCAATTTTATTTGTGGTtaataaggatcatctacaaACCCAATGTATATTTAATCATTCccttatttttaatttcatttccttATATTTGGCTAAACATGTAAGTTAGTAGGCATAAGCACGATGAGAAGTTCTATTTGCATTGTCATaacatttttatatatgttttaattatttaattcatcagtaATAGGTTGAACTTTGAACGAGCTCAGCGCGCACATTCTAATTCGTACAATTGAACTTTGAACGAACAATCATAgtagaatcctcttgcttgtgagcttgagtcaagaacataggcagtattggctgaaccgcaataacatatcgtatgtctatttttaatttccaacactttatattcctgcacatgtatgttatgttcgATATATTATGAattttgtgcatgatttaatttctacatattaattttatctgcgcaattgatatatgcttagaaagactttaggttaTGTATTACTACCACTGGTTTAGTTGAACCAaggagataattttttaaatactcaattcacccccttcttaaaatacactaattctaacaaaTGAGCTCGACATGCACATTTCTAATTCATACAATTGAAAGTGTCACACTTTCGCgagtggggttttttttttttctttttggttcttttcttttttaaaaaagattGTGCTCATAAAAGCTAAATGCAGTACAACATAATTGACATTTTTTGTCCCTCATATTTACCAAGATACAAAGAAAATGCCATCACTCTTTTTTAATGCTATGGTGTCTATAACCTTTGAAGCACTTAATTAATCAATTGGGAAAATGAACTTACCTCTTGCTAAGTTGGATCTCAACCGGAAAATTACACACCTAAATTTTAAGATTTAATTTACCAAGTTAGTAATTGTTGGAAGACCATATTGCCATTTATTTTATGAATACTCGGACCAGTCCACAATGTAGAGAGAAGAGTGTAACAACACAATAGGACACGAAGAGGGGATTGAAATTTTCATTAAGCATAAAATTCATGTCTTTCATTATATAATGATTAGAGACCTGAGCTACTAGACATAGGATTAGTGACTTAGCATATAAATAGAAGAGTGACTACatagttttatattttttttcaaggcAAGTGATTTCAATTGTTGGGAAATGACTAAACATTGTTGCGAATAAAATCACGTCACCCAACACACATGAGAATAAATTTCGAGACTTTAATTTGTatgtaaatttttttgaaaaaaaaagtcaTATAATCTACATCCAAACAAATCTTTCATGCTACTAAATGCAGATTACCACTTttatatttttgatatattttttattaaaatataagaATACGGTTGACAATTAATATTGGATACTAATTAGCATGATTGCTTTTTGTACATCGAACTTTCTACCGAACACTCGAAACAGGTGCCTAAACGCATGTTTGAAATAACATCCAAATGCCTAAAAAATGAATGTGTTATAATTTGACAGAGATGCTCGAAATGGGTACTTCAGAGAGCTGATACAAACTAGCAAAATTGTAATGTTACATTCTTTTACCCTTTatgataaatatgcaaaaatgaGAAGGGATCAATTATTCAAGCCATTTGCCAGAGTCTATAAAATGAAAAATCCTCACTTGATTTTTGATTCCTCAGACAACAAAATTTCTCATTCGAGGATGTACACAATTGTGTTGAGACTTGAGCTCTCATCCTAATCAGTACCAAACAATGAACAAAGATTGAGATGAGAAACCAAACTAATACATAGTATATACAGACCTGTGCCTACCATAATACCacaaagatgatgatgatgatcagaAACAGTTCCTGCCCAACAGACCCAAAACAAAGAATCGTATCTTCACCGAATGCTCATGCAAGTCAGCTTCCACCTGCACGAGCAAAAGACTTTCGGACTGAACCACAACCAAATGATAATTGAGCAAGTAGAAGAAAACAAGTTCAATGGGTGCTATCAAAGTACTAGCTTCAGTAGTTCTAAtacatactttttttttcttccatttgAATCCAGTAGTTTGTGaacaaaaaggaaagaaaaagaaagtaagaaagaaatcattttctattgtgttttatcttcATTTCAATATTATTAAGAATGGGAAGTTATTCAACTATGACTcaaaattgagagaaaaattgAATAATTTCGTCATTTTTTCTCCCCCTTCCATATTTTCCAAGTTCGAAACACAGGCCTAATGCTAAAATGTTTTCTCAGGAAAGCAAAGACCTTTTCCATTGACTCTTACCACCCCAGGCACCAAAAGTGTTTGGGAATCAAGGAAAGCAAATTAAAGCATAATAGAAGAGGATGGGACACATATCGCAAGAAAACATTATTCATCTCTCATCCACTGCATAAAATCACAGGATAGCTAATAATGCAGGTATTTGCAAGTTTCAGGCACACCCGAATGAAAATTAACACTGGCAAACGAATATTAACCAACCAAATACAGTTTTCCTAGCAGTCAAAAGAACTTATGTGAAGGTCCAAATAAAATGTTGTGAGGGTTAAGAGAGCTCCAAAGATGTGATCACCTAATTTCGTAAGTTGATATGTACCAAACTTTTCTGAGTCAAACATGTTTCTGAGTACAGCTGGTAAATTCTAAGTTCCATCGATATTCCTCTTCAAATGTTTTTTAATAAGAAAATGTGTACCTAACTTTTCTGAGTCAAACATGCTTCTGAATACAGCTGGTAAATTCTAAGTTCCATCAATATTCCTCTTCAAATGTTTTTTAATAAGAAAATGTTAATGACAACCAACAGCCTATAATATATGTTTTAGacaaaaatacatacatatataatatatgcatatatatacatcacaacTTATGATGCCCTCTGTCAAAAAATTGGTGCTTTATAGTCACATCTTCTTACCAAAAAACTTCTAACATTATCCAATATTGAATGATTTCAAAATTAGCAACATTACTAATAATTATAGAATTGCTAGTTAGCAACAACGGTTAACAGCATAAACTCAAAGCATTTGGATTTCCCAAgcaaaaagggggaaaaagggcaaagtcaacaaaatcatttcCTAGGC
This Malania oleifera isolate guangnan ecotype guangnan chromosome 11, ASM2987363v1, whole genome shotgun sequence DNA region includes the following protein-coding sequences:
- the LOC131167752 gene encoding probable inactive shikimate kinase like 1, chloroplastic; its protein translation is MESYNNNNNNNNNNNNKRIKIWEQIKKSKKKANRHGVTKWNRGFGFKSWIWLRCAPNWLHTFRRATISMDMGTLSSTTFSSLQFLNPSLHSQVLASSSVQSLSLSSAACRRRFYKPLRTPSIPPSPSFLKPLTVASSLGNEPVNDSATRVAAGDQSFALKKKALELSTGLKASSIFLVGINNTTKANLGQLLADALGYYYFDTDSLVEEAAGGKSAAKSLREEDEKGFCDSETEVLTQLSSMGRLVVCAGDGAVQNQTNLALLRYGISVWIDVPLELVAKELVDDRSQFPTSQLSASGSHSEVLSQLELQFEEMRDGYATADATVSLLKVACKLGCDDFHAVTAEDMAMEVLLEIEKLRRVKTMMDEAGRPF